One uncultured Caproiciproducens sp. DNA segment encodes these proteins:
- a CDS encoding TetR/AcrR family transcriptional regulator, with protein MRKKDDEKQRCIKTAVVELILKEGFQGASISKIARAAGVSPATVYIYYENKESMLRDIYQEYAEDTFQYLLQCLSPNMEGEEIIEELIRNYYAYIVENKEIFHFIEQFSTCPALQSNCSFMKGPGNLNQLLTDLKRRQIFNDYNNDNLYAILFSPVKTIAVKSCDSEDIAMERLDELIAIIQKALIRGY; from the coding sequence ATGAGAAAAAAAGATGACGAAAAACAGAGATGCATTAAGACTGCGGTTGTTGAACTGATTTTAAAAGAAGGATTTCAAGGTGCATCTATCTCTAAAATAGCGCGGGCGGCCGGTGTATCTCCTGCGACAGTGTATATTTACTATGAAAACAAGGAATCAATGCTAAGAGACATCTATCAGGAATATGCGGAAGATACTTTTCAATATTTACTTCAGTGTTTAAGTCCTAATATGGAAGGTGAAGAGATTATTGAAGAATTAATTCGAAATTATTATGCTTATATTGTAGAAAACAAAGAAATTTTTCATTTCATAGAACAATTCAGCACGTGTCCTGCTCTTCAAAGCAATTGTAGCTTTATGAAAGGACCGGGAAACTTGAATCAGCTTCTGACGGATTTGAAAAGGAGACAAATTTTCAATGATTATAACAATGATAATTTGTATGCCATTCTGTTTTCCCCGGTGAAAACAATTGCCGTAAAGAGCTGTGATTCAGAAGATATTGCAATGGAACGTTTGGATGAACTAATTGCAATTATTCAGAAAGCACTGATTAGAGGTTATTAG
- the lon gene encoding endopeptidase La, which translates to MILPIEDLVLLPGMTYPLGFSRLSEEELSALQDKQEEITALPLKYQRDRQELQADDFYKIGVAIQVLDVVSSEKGYLIKVKALTRVEVSDMKIDEKIITGKTTAMPEVIDLNENSQKEMAKYIQNISHQIGSNFRNSDGLMKTIDEIKDLNVLIGYICQFLPFSKQEKYTLMETSSLKDRGLAFIDYFLHYKEEIQLQIEMTERFSEKANKNYREAVLREQLHAIQQELNEGKPDSAKKGKDYKTRIENAHMPDEVQSAALEELSKLESQNPASADYNVIQNYLDLLVELPWEMKEETPVDIREARRVLDEQHYGLEKVKDRIIQQLAVMQLKKDKQGSILLLVGPPGTGKTSLGRSIAEALGRKYIRLSLGGIRDEAEIRGHRRTYIGAMPGRIIQSIKKAGTMNPVMVLDEVDKLMTGYNGDPASALLEVLDPEQNNTFTDHYLDLPYNLSNVFFIATANSLETIPGPLLDRMEVIQLSSYTSSEKFHIGKNHLMKEALEEHGLTEKDVRISDEALKKMIADYTMEAGVRGLKKKLDSIARKAAEKIVLGDVERPYAVEADALEEILGSKLSRHDVAQEMNPPGVVTGLAWTQVGGEILFIEATEMPGNDQIILTGQLGDVMKESARISLSLLKSRLPMNAIQFKEKDIHIHVPSGAVPKDGPSAGITLFTALASLVTGIKVDSKLAMTGEITLRGSVLPIGGLKEKLFAAERAGITKALIPKDNVEDLKDIPDEVKNKIQIVAVETIEDVLREALGIALPKMEHVFAEPRFFTRLKEQPQ; encoded by the coding sequence ATGATATTACCAATTGAAGATCTCGTATTATTACCGGGCATGACCTATCCATTGGGATTCAGTCGGTTAAGCGAAGAAGAATTGTCTGCACTGCAGGATAAACAAGAGGAAATTACAGCACTGCCGTTGAAGTATCAACGGGACAGACAGGAGCTTCAAGCGGATGACTTCTATAAAATAGGAGTCGCGATTCAGGTCCTGGATGTAGTTTCAAGCGAAAAAGGCTATTTGATCAAGGTGAAAGCCTTAACCCGAGTGGAAGTATCCGATATGAAGATTGATGAAAAAATCATAACGGGAAAAACCACTGCAATGCCGGAAGTAATTGATTTAAATGAAAACAGTCAGAAAGAGATGGCGAAGTATATCCAGAATATATCCCACCAAATCGGATCGAATTTCAGAAACTCCGACGGTCTTATGAAGACCATTGATGAAATAAAAGATCTGAATGTTCTGATCGGATATATCTGCCAGTTTCTTCCTTTCTCAAAACAGGAAAAATATACCCTTATGGAGACCTCTTCTCTGAAGGATCGCGGTCTGGCTTTTATCGATTATTTTCTGCACTATAAAGAAGAAATACAGCTGCAAATCGAGATGACCGAGCGTTTCTCAGAAAAAGCAAATAAAAATTACCGTGAAGCCGTATTGCGTGAGCAGCTGCATGCAATTCAGCAGGAACTGAATGAAGGAAAACCGGATTCAGCCAAGAAAGGAAAGGATTACAAAACACGTATTGAAAATGCGCATATGCCGGACGAGGTGCAGTCAGCCGCACTGGAAGAATTAAGCAAGCTGGAAAGCCAAAATCCTGCGAGTGCGGATTATAATGTGATTCAAAATTATCTGGATCTGCTTGTGGAATTGCCATGGGAAATGAAAGAGGAGACACCCGTGGATATCAGAGAAGCACGCCGCGTTTTGGATGAGCAGCATTACGGCCTTGAAAAAGTAAAAGACCGCATTATACAGCAGCTTGCGGTAATGCAGCTGAAAAAGGATAAACAGGGATCCATCCTGCTGCTTGTGGGGCCTCCAGGAACAGGGAAAACCAGTTTGGGACGGAGCATCGCCGAAGCACTGGGCAGGAAATACATCCGGCTGAGCCTTGGCGGGATTCGCGACGAGGCTGAGATCCGAGGCCATCGCAGGACCTATATCGGCGCAATGCCGGGGCGTATCATTCAGAGCATCAAAAAGGCCGGTACAATGAATCCGGTTATGGTTTTAGATGAAGTCGATAAACTGATGACCGGCTATAACGGCGATCCGGCGAGCGCTTTGCTGGAGGTTCTTGATCCGGAGCAAAACAATACTTTTACGGATCATTATCTTGACCTTCCTTACAATTTATCCAATGTATTTTTTATAGCAACCGCAAACTCTCTAGAAACAATCCCGGGGCCTTTGTTGGACCGTATGGAAGTCATCCAGCTTTCAAGCTACACTTCCAGTGAGAAGTTCCATATTGGGAAAAATCACTTAATGAAGGAAGCGCTTGAGGAGCATGGCTTAACGGAGAAAGATGTCCGGATCAGCGATGAAGCACTCAAAAAAATGATTGCCGACTATACTATGGAGGCCGGTGTCAGGGGCCTGAAAAAGAAACTGGATTCTATTGCGAGAAAAGCGGCCGAAAAAATTGTTCTTGGGGATGTCGAAAGGCCATATGCCGTTGAGGCGGATGCTCTGGAGGAAATCCTTGGGAGCAAGCTATCAAGACATGATGTTGCTCAGGAGATGAATCCTCCCGGGGTTGTCACAGGGCTGGCATGGACGCAGGTAGGCGGTGAAATTCTGTTTATTGAAGCGACGGAAATGCCCGGTAACGATCAGATTATCCTGACGGGGCAGTTGGGCGACGTCATGAAAGAGTCCGCGAGGATCTCGCTCAGCCTGTTAAAATCCCGTCTGCCAATGAATGCAATTCAGTTCAAAGAAAAGGATATACATATCCATGTGCCCTCCGGGGCCGTTCCAAAGGATGGCCCGTCGGCGGGGATTACGCTCTTTACCGCTCTTGCCTCTTTGGTGACAGGGATTAAAGTCGATTCCAAACTTGCCATGACGGGAGAAATTACGTTAAGGGGAAGTGTTCTTCCGATCGGCGGTCTGAAAGAGAAGCTGTTTGCCGCAGAACGTGCGGGTATTACAAAAGCATTGATTCCTAAAGATAACGTTGAGGACCTGAAAGATATTCCCGACGAAGTGAAAAATAAGATTCAAATCGTTGCTGTGGAAACCATAGAGGATGTCTTGCGGGAAGCGCTTGGAATTGCTTTGCCCAAGATGGAACATGTTTTCGCGGAACCCCGATTTTTTACAAGGCTGAAAGAACAGCCGCAATAA
- the nifU gene encoding Fe-S cluster assembly scaffold protein NifU gives MAYSEKVMDHFANPRNVGEIPDASGVGEVGNPKCGDIMRMYIKVDGDIITDVKFKTFGCGAAIATSSMATELIKGKKIEDALKLTNKAVMEALDGLPAVKVHCSVLAEQAIKAAVSDYYTKKGIDPAPLVGEIPECESCACDLH, from the coding sequence ATGGCATACAGTGAAAAAGTAATGGATCACTTTGCTAATCCGCGCAATGTTGGTGAAATTCCGGACGCAAGCGGCGTCGGCGAAGTCGGCAACCCGAAATGCGGAGATATTATGAGAATGTATATTAAGGTTGACGGCGATATTATTACGGACGTGAAGTTTAAAACCTTTGGCTGCGGTGCCGCAATCGCAACCAGCTCCATGGCGACCGAACTGATCAAGGGCAAAAAAATCGAGGACGCTTTAAAGCTCACGAACAAAGCGGTAATGGAAGCGCTGGACGGATTGCCGGCGGTGAAAGTACATTGTTCCGTTTTGGCCGAACAGGCGATTAAAGCCGCTGTTTCAGATTATTATACAAAGAAGGGGATTGACCCTGCACCGCTCGTCGGTGAAATTCCGGAGTGTGAATCCTGTGCCTGTGACCTTCACTAA
- the nifS gene encoding cysteine desulfurase NifS, with translation MARFIYADNAATTPVSKSVLEAMEPFYTQYYGNPSSLYSVGRDAKRPLELARETVADCLGALPNELFFTSGGSEGDNWALKGVAHEQAKKGKKHIITSKFEHHAILHSCEALEKEGFEVTYLDVHSDGLVRTDELEAAIREDTAIVSIMYANNEIGTIQPIPEIGAICKKHGVIFHTDAVQAVGNIPINVKEQNIDLLSLSGHKFHAPKGIGALYIRNGIKMPNLIDGGAQERGRRAGTENVASIVGLSVALKEACANIDERAKRLTKMRDRLIDEALKIDRSRINGDRVKRLPGNINMCFEGIEGESLLLSLDLKGICASSGSACTSGSLDPSHVLLAIGLPHEIAHGSLRITFSEQNTEEDVDYILEVLPKIVERLRSMSPLWEEIISGQKKYSQNIF, from the coding sequence ATGGCACGTTTTATTTATGCGGATAATGCCGCTACCACTCCCGTTTCAAAATCAGTTTTAGAAGCGATGGAACCCTTTTACACGCAATATTATGGCAATCCTTCCAGCCTTTATTCTGTCGGCAGAGACGCGAAAAGGCCGCTTGAATTAGCACGCGAAACCGTTGCCGACTGCCTCGGCGCCTTGCCGAATGAACTGTTTTTCACTTCCGGCGGAAGTGAAGGTGACAACTGGGCACTGAAGGGCGTAGCCCACGAGCAGGCCAAAAAAGGTAAAAAACATATCATCACTTCAAAATTTGAGCATCACGCCATTCTACATTCATGTGAAGCGCTTGAAAAAGAAGGCTTTGAGGTAACATATCTTGATGTCCACAGTGACGGGCTTGTAAGAACAGATGAACTTGAAGCGGCCATCCGCGAGGATACCGCGATTGTTTCCATTATGTACGCGAACAATGAAATCGGCACCATTCAGCCAATTCCCGAAATCGGCGCGATCTGCAAAAAGCACGGAGTCATTTTTCACACCGACGCAGTGCAGGCAGTGGGCAACATCCCTATTAATGTGAAAGAACAGAACATTGATTTGCTGTCGCTTTCCGGCCATAAATTCCATGCACCCAAGGGTATCGGCGCCCTATACATCCGCAACGGTATTAAAATGCCGAATCTCATCGACGGCGGCGCGCAGGAACGAGGACGCAGAGCCGGCACGGAAAACGTCGCCTCAATCGTCGGACTGAGTGTTGCGCTGAAGGAAGCCTGTGCAAACATTGATGAACGTGCGAAACGTCTGACAAAGATGCGGGACAGGCTGATCGACGAAGCACTGAAAATTGACCGTTCCCGTATAAACGGCGACCGGGTAAAACGTCTGCCGGGCAACATTAACATGTGCTTTGAAGGCATTGAAGGCGAATCGCTTCTGTTGAGCCTTGACCTGAAGGGCATCTGCGCTTCTTCCGGTTCCGCCTGCACCTCCGGTTCCCTCGACCCGAGCCACGTGCTGCTTGCAATCGGTCTTCCCCATGAAATTGCCCACGGTTCCCTAAGAATCACTTTCAGCGAACAGAACACTGAGGAAGACGTTGACTATATTCTTGAAGTCCTTCCAAAGATTGTTGAGCGCCTTCGTTCCATGTCCCCGCTCTGGGAAGAAATTATTTCGGGACAGAAAAAGTATTCACAAAATATTTTTTGA
- the rnhA gene encoding ribonuclease HI, which translates to MKRIEIYTDGACSGNPGPGGWGAVLRYNGTVKEISGGAADTTNNRMELSGVIEALRLLKEPCEVLLFSDSKYVCDAITKGWAKGWQKNNWRKSDKKPALNVDLWEALLALLDKHSVTVQWVKGHAGHPENERCDRLAVAAIEKFK; encoded by the coding sequence ATGAAGAGAATTGAAATATACACCGACGGCGCGTGCAGCGGAAACCCGGGTCCCGGCGGCTGGGGTGCCGTGCTGCGTTACAACGGCACTGTGAAAGAAATCAGCGGAGGCGCAGCCGACACAACCAACAACCGCATGGAACTAAGCGGAGTCATCGAGGCGCTTCGCCTTTTAAAAGAGCCCTGCGAAGTGCTTCTATTCAGTGATTCCAAATATGTCTGCGACGCGATAACCAAAGGATGGGCAAAAGGCTGGCAGAAAAACAATTGGCGCAAATCCGATAAAAAACCTGCTTTAAATGTGGATTTATGGGAAGCGCTGCTTGCACTTTTAGATAAGCACAGTGTAACAGTCCAATGGGTAAAGGGACACGCGGGCCACCCTGAAAATGAGCGCTGCGACAGGCTTGCCGTTGCCGCTATAGAAAAATTTAAATAA